The proteins below come from a single Mycosarcoma maydis chromosome 19, whole genome shotgun sequence genomic window:
- a CDS encoding uncharacterized protein (related to methylcrotonyl-CoA carboxylase beta chain, mitochondrial precursor) produces the protein MSTNALQTPEVPLKPAHPALRLPVLELPPLVTDPEVEANRAANEALIRELNERTQSVLNQGSGKTQLLHLSRGMLLARDRIALLLDQDSPFLQLCTFAGYEQKDCTPSGSVVGGIGLVSNTLTMCIAHIPTLQGASANRAQIAKIQRLGQIAHENRLPIVFLVHSAGANLQQQFEFHHGARQFYDLATRSQDGIPTCSVVFGQCPAAGAYTPGMSDMTIMIRDQAQLFLGGPPLVKMATGEESTAEELGGAEKHATVSGVADCLVNNEVEAITEARYWVASLNWASRISRPEALLTPQWQSLEPLYSMDSLLDVAQANIKKPWRIEQLIARITDGSRFNAFKPLYGANTVTGFAYVAGHPVGIIGNNGVLNPSDAQKTTQFIRLANNNNVPLLFLHNISGFMVGREFEAAGSIKYGSLLINAVANSRVPHISIIVGSSYGAGNCAMCGRAYDPRFLFTWPQGRTSVMGPDALAGVVDMVEREILSRSAKPIDEVRQQKRREAMFEKVSTESDSYYSSSRLLDDGIIDPRSTRDVVGFCLEIFAQEKIQGNPGFGGVSRM, from the exons ATGTCAACCAATGCGCTTCAGACGCCGGAAGTACCGCTCAAGCCAGCCCACCCTGCGTTGAGGCTTCCAGTACTGGAGTTGCCCCCGCTGGTGACAGACCCTGAAGTGGAGGCGAATCGTGCGGCGAACGAAGCATTGATTCGTGAGCTAAACGAGCGTACGCAATCCGTGCTAAATCAGGGCAGTGGAAAGACCCAGCTGCTCCACCTCAGCCGTGGCATGCTATTGGCGCGCGACCGTattgcgctgctgctggatcaAGATTCCCCCTTTCTACAGCTCTGTACCTTTGCTGGCTACGAACAAAAGGACTGTACGCCCTCGGGTAGCGTAGTCGGTGGCATTGGCCTCGTCAG CAACACTCTAACCATGTGCATCGCCCATATCCCCACGCTACAAGGCGCCTCAGCTAACAGGGCACAGATTGCAAAGATTCAGCGCCTGGGCCAGATCGCACATGAGAATCGACTGCCGATTGTGTTCCTAGTACATAGCGCAGGCGCGAACTTGCAACAGCAATTCGAGTTCCATCACGGCGCACGCCAGTTCTACGATCTAGCGACGCGTTCCCAAGATGGAATCCCGACATGCTCGGTCGTATTTGGCCAGTGCCCCGCTGCGGGTGCCTATACGCCAGGTATGTCGGACATGACCATCATGATCCGTGATCAGGCGCAACTCTTCCTAGGCGGACCGCCTTtggtcaagatggcgacAGGAGAGGAAAGTACCGCTGAGGAGCTGGGTGGTGCAGAGAAACACGCCACTGTGTCGGGCGTGGCCGATTGCTTGGTCAACAATGAGGTTGAGGCTATCACCGAAGCGCGCTACTGGGTTGCATCTCTCAACTGGGCTTCACGCATTTCGCGTCCCGAGGCGCTTCTCACACCACAGTGGCAGAGTCTGGAGCCGCTATACTCGATGGACTCGCTTCTAGACGTGGCTCAGGCCAACATCAAGAAGCCCTGGCGTatcgagcagctgatcGCACGCATCACCGATGGCAGTCGCTTCAACGCCTTCAAGCCTCTGTATGGCGCCAACACTGTGACTGGCTTTGCCTATGTTGCGGGTCATCCGGTGGGTATCATCGGAAATAACGGGGTGTTGAATCCCTCCGACGCACAGAAGACGACTCAGTTCATCCGTTTGGCCAACAACAACAATGTCCCTCTGTTATTTTTGCACAACATCTCGGGCTTCATGGTAGGGCGCGAGTTTGAAGCTGCGGGAAGTATCAAGTACGGATCTCTGCTGATTAACGCGGTTGCCAACTCACGCGTTCCCCACATTTCCATCATCGTAGGCTCTAGCTATGGTGCAGGCAATTGCGCCATGTGCGGGCGCGCGTACGACCCACGCTTCCTGTTCACCTGGCCTCAGGGACGTACCTCGGTCATGGGACCCGACGCGCTGGCAGGCGTAGTGGACATGGTGGAGCGCGAGATTCTCAGCCGTAGCGCCAAGCCCATCGACGAGGTTCGACAGCAAAAGCGCCGCGAGGCAATGTTTGAGAAGGTTTCTACTGAGTCTGACTCTTACTATTCCTCTAGCCGCCTGTTGGATGACGGCATAATCGATCCTCGCTCTACACGCGATGTCGTCGGCTTCTGCCTAGAGATCTTTGCCCAAGAAAAGATTCAGGGCAACCCTGGTTTCGGCGGAGTCTCGCGCATGTGA